A region of Maridesulfovibrio sp. DNA encodes the following proteins:
- the mfd gene encoding transcription-repair coupling factor has product MSLPAQLSAFVSGSGDNLRIFKSGHGSQAFTAHNLHSRGESVVLVAPGAREYSELKALLTLFSRNELENKGKVVPAWERDWVFLPPHLSKNPTASDWAERWAALHALTRGGRQSVLMTADNLLPKWPSPDVLENNYIVLVKGEEMDPELLMEQAVTWGYTRTKLVSGYGEMSMRGDILDIYAPGYDLPVRLEFFGDILEEIRVFDPASQRSKSDLDEVTLLPVAPAMLTGNHIDDAEKFWSQLKKTGEISSEGYTRLLEKAENADGMIWPGLFYPEAVDLKSFFPQKSVYVLSSASNLRSKLQDQEYGWKSFLQDKSAHNGCKWPIHVICWNEEKARSTWRDERQIVFEDLVIGREKDGIDLSERSISAFTDIFWKPEQIKRPWAALVAALKEWKSERFQTVLSFRSERSRKKFLSLIEPEQLTISTEYSPLNKGIYALVSPLKLGMELEWNHTVILGEDVIQPQASKGTRSRDKAFEGMTSYEDLLLDDLLVHRDYGLSRFGGLHHMNVGDVANDYLLLFFDSEDKLYVPVDRLNLVQKYKGPEGSCPILDKLGGARWAKTREKARKAIEKIAGELVEMYAYRKIAKGYAYGPLDEMYWEFESTFGFEETPDQEKAIQDVFRDMESPEPMDRLVCGDVGFGKTEVALRAAFRAVLDGKQVVLLCPTTVLAEQHYQTFMQRMEGFPVSVGMLSRFVTKSRQKRVLEQLASGELDILIGTHRVLSKDVEAPNLGLLILDEEQRFGVRHKERIKEMRKNIDALTLTATPIPRTLQLSLSGVRSLSTIETPPVDRKPVETALIEREEAVLASIVSRELERGGQIFWVHNRVQGLERVVEFVQKIAPEAKIGMAHGQMTEKNLEETIHKFWHKELDILVATAIIESGLDFPNANTLIVDQAQMFGLGQLYQLRGRVGRSTRQAYAYFVVSSLDSLSEKAKRRMQIILQLDYLGAGFKVAMEDLRLRGAGNILGEVQSGQMAKVGLDLFLEMLDEEVRRIKGDDSRVVSDPEMNFVFKAHLPEEFVPDARERLRYYRALSSADSEAGIEELAAEIKDRFGHFPEEVENFLAVLYLKRTLARLGVVRADLFPTRAILTWEENNNPVDPAKLIAWIGEQGEKAKLKPPAALEVRLDQSLSIAQGLDTVCKKLEPLL; this is encoded by the coding sequence TTGTCTTTACCAGCTCAACTTTCTGCTTTCGTTTCCGGAAGTGGGGATAACTTACGTATTTTTAAGAGCGGACATGGTTCACAGGCCTTTACCGCCCACAATCTGCATTCGCGGGGAGAGTCCGTGGTACTTGTGGCTCCGGGGGCACGGGAATATTCCGAACTTAAAGCTCTGTTGACCCTTTTCAGTCGCAATGAACTTGAGAACAAGGGCAAGGTTGTTCCTGCCTGGGAAAGGGATTGGGTTTTTCTGCCGCCGCATCTGAGTAAAAATCCCACAGCCTCCGATTGGGCTGAACGCTGGGCCGCATTGCATGCCCTTACCCGCGGCGGCAGGCAGTCTGTGCTTATGACAGCGGATAACCTTTTGCCTAAATGGCCTTCCCCGGATGTTCTGGAAAACAATTATATTGTTTTAGTCAAAGGCGAAGAGATGGATCCGGAACTGCTCATGGAGCAGGCCGTAACATGGGGGTATACGAGGACGAAGCTGGTTTCCGGGTATGGTGAAATGTCCATGCGCGGAGATATTCTGGATATCTATGCCCCCGGATACGATCTTCCGGTACGTTTGGAGTTTTTCGGGGATATACTTGAGGAAATACGCGTTTTTGATCCCGCCTCACAGCGCTCTAAGTCCGATCTGGATGAAGTTACACTGCTGCCGGTTGCCCCGGCGATGCTAACCGGGAATCATATTGATGACGCTGAAAAATTCTGGTCCCAGCTCAAAAAGACCGGGGAAATTTCATCCGAAGGTTATACCCGTTTACTTGAAAAAGCTGAAAATGCCGACGGTATGATCTGGCCGGGACTATTTTATCCTGAGGCTGTGGATCTGAAATCCTTCTTTCCGCAAAAGTCCGTTTATGTGCTTTCTTCCGCTTCCAACCTGCGTTCTAAATTGCAGGATCAGGAATATGGCTGGAAATCTTTTTTACAGGATAAATCCGCTCACAACGGCTGCAAATGGCCTATACATGTAATTTGCTGGAATGAGGAAAAAGCCCGGTCCACGTGGCGCGATGAACGGCAGATAGTTTTTGAAGACCTCGTTATCGGCCGGGAAAAAGATGGGATTGATCTTTCTGAACGGTCCATTTCAGCGTTTACTGATATCTTTTGGAAGCCGGAACAGATCAAACGCCCGTGGGCGGCACTTGTAGCCGCTCTTAAAGAATGGAAAAGTGAGCGTTTCCAAACTGTCCTCAGCTTTCGCTCTGAGCGTTCCCGTAAAAAATTTCTATCTTTGATTGAGCCGGAACAACTGACCATTTCTACTGAGTATTCGCCTTTAAACAAGGGCATTTATGCTCTTGTCTCACCTCTTAAGCTGGGTATGGAACTGGAATGGAACCATACCGTTATATTAGGTGAGGACGTTATTCAGCCGCAGGCCTCAAAGGGAACCCGCAGCCGGGATAAAGCCTTTGAGGGCATGACCAGCTACGAGGACCTGCTTCTGGATGATCTGCTGGTGCACCGTGATTACGGCCTTTCCCGTTTCGGCGGTCTTCACCATATGAATGTTGGTGACGTGGCGAACGACTACCTGCTTCTTTTCTTTGATTCTGAAGATAAGCTTTATGTTCCCGTAGACCGCTTGAATCTGGTTCAGAAATATAAAGGCCCGGAGGGTTCTTGTCCTATACTGGATAAGCTCGGCGGTGCTCGTTGGGCCAAGACCCGTGAAAAGGCCCGGAAAGCGATTGAAAAGATAGCCGGTGAACTGGTTGAAATGTATGCCTACCGTAAAATTGCCAAAGGGTATGCCTACGGTCCGCTTGATGAGATGTATTGGGAATTTGAATCCACCTTCGGATTTGAGGAAACACCGGATCAGGAAAAGGCCATTCAGGATGTTTTCCGCGATATGGAAAGTCCTGAACCCATGGATCGTCTTGTATGCGGTGACGTTGGTTTCGGTAAAACCGAGGTTGCCCTGCGTGCGGCTTTCAGGGCTGTGTTGGATGGTAAGCAGGTTGTTTTGCTTTGTCCTACAACCGTGCTTGCTGAACAGCATTACCAGACTTTTATGCAACGCATGGAAGGATTTCCGGTCAGCGTGGGCATGCTCAGCCGTTTTGTGACCAAATCGCGGCAGAAAAGAGTGCTGGAACAGCTGGCCTCGGGAGAACTGGATATCCTTATCGGGACTCACAGGGTTCTCTCCAAGGACGTGGAAGCTCCTAATCTCGGTTTGCTTATTCTTGATGAAGAACAGCGTTTCGGTGTGCGCCATAAAGAACGTATCAAAGAAATGCGTAAGAATATTGACGCCTTGACTTTGACAGCAACGCCTATTCCGCGGACCTTGCAGCTCTCCCTGTCCGGCGTACGCAGTCTGAGTACCATTGAAACTCCGCCCGTGGATCGTAAACCGGTTGAAACGGCACTGATTGAGCGGGAGGAAGCTGTTCTCGCGTCCATAGTATCCCGTGAGCTTGAGCGCGGAGGGCAGATTTTCTGGGTTCATAACCGGGTACAGGGACTTGAGCGGGTAGTGGAGTTTGTTCAAAAAATAGCGCCCGAAGCTAAAATCGGCATGGCTCACGGTCAGATGACCGAGAAAAATCTTGAAGAGACCATCCATAAATTCTGGCATAAGGAGTTGGATATTCTGGTTGCCACGGCCATCATTGAGTCCGGGCTGGATTTTCCCAACGCAAATACCCTTATTGTGGATCAGGCTCAGATGTTCGGTCTGGGGCAGCTTTATCAATTGCGCGGCAGGGTGGGACGCAGCACCCGGCAGGCATATGCATATTTTGTGGTTTCATCTTTGGATTCGCTTTCAGAGAAGGCAAAACGCAGGATGCAGATAATTCTACAGCTTGATTACTTGGGTGCCGGGTTCAAGGTTGCCATGGAAGACCTGCGGCTGCGCGGTGCCGGAAATATTCTCGGCGAAGTGCAGTCCGGGCAGATGGCAAAGGTCGGGCTTGACCTGTTTCTTGAAATGCTCGACGAAGAAGTACGCAGGATCAAGGGTGATGATTCAAGAGTCGTCAGTGATCCTGAAATGAATTTTGTATTCAAAGCCCATCTGCCGGAAGAGTTTGTGCCGGATGCACGGGAACGGTTGCGCTATTACCGTGCTCTTTCTTCTGCTGACAGCGAAGCCGGGATTGAAGAACTGGCTGCCGAGATTAAAGACCGTTTCGGTCATTTTCCGGAAGAGGTGGAGAATTTCCTTGCCGTGCTGTATCTCAAGCGGACACTGGCCCGTCTTGGGGTAGTCCGTGCAGACCTGTTCCCCACCCGTGCCATCCTGACTTGGGAAGAAAACAACAACCCGGTTGATCCTGCTAAACTCATAGCATGGATCGGAGAGCAGGGCGAAAAGGCTAAACTCAAGCCTCCGGCAGCTCTGGAAGTTCGACTTGATCAGAGTTTGTCAATAGCTCAAGGTCTTGATACGGTTTGTAAAAAACTTGAACCTTTACTTTAG
- a CDS encoding SurA N-terminal domain-containing protein, translating into MKKIFLVVILGCLLFSGCQNKSEEPGVIARVNGKPIYLTQLEYKYDLTHEGNGGFVPSVEQVRDEYGQILGDLIVQELVAQELEQREIPVSDKELKDAEDEVRSDYPDDSFEQILIEEYVDLNAWRSQLKYQLAMDKFYREILRPEIKIDYKEAEQYYRTHLSDFYMPAGFRFIMVKGLSKDLVTKGVELYREGLSPAAVSAKLRNVSVREIWIRSGQVPAGWKPFVENLEVGEATSVITQKNEFFSLILNEKKKATLLTPLQAYPTVEKVLLEKMLEDKFEAWLKNKLSVSNIRISKELLPEMEQAGQGSSLPEATKAE; encoded by the coding sequence ATGAAAAAGATATTTCTCGTCGTAATACTTGGGTGTTTACTCTTCTCCGGTTGCCAGAATAAAAGTGAGGAACCGGGGGTCATTGCCCGGGTAAACGGAAAGCCCATATATTTGACCCAGCTCGAATATAAATATGACCTCACCCATGAAGGAAACGGTGGATTTGTTCCTTCGGTGGAACAGGTTCGGGACGAATACGGGCAGATTCTCGGGGATCTTATTGTTCAGGAGCTTGTGGCACAGGAACTGGAGCAACGGGAAATACCTGTTTCTGATAAGGAATTGAAAGATGCTGAGGATGAAGTCCGCTCGGATTATCCTGACGATTCTTTTGAGCAGATACTCATTGAAGAGTATGTCGATCTGAACGCCTGGCGTTCTCAGTTGAAGTACCAGTTGGCTATGGATAAGTTTTATAGAGAAATCCTGCGACCTGAAATTAAAATCGATTATAAAGAGGCCGAACAATATTACCGGACTCATCTTTCGGATTTTTATATGCCTGCAGGGTTTCGTTTTATTATGGTTAAGGGATTGAGTAAGGATTTGGTCACCAAGGGCGTTGAGCTTTATCGTGAAGGCCTTTCTCCTGCGGCTGTATCCGCAAAGCTGCGTAATGTATCTGTTCGGGAGATCTGGATCAGGAGCGGACAGGTTCCGGCCGGCTGGAAACCTTTTGTTGAAAATCTTGAAGTTGGTGAAGCTACATCTGTAATCACCCAGAAAAATGAGTTTTTCAGTCTTATTCTCAATGAAAAGAAAAAGGCGACCCTGCTGACTCCGCTGCAGGCCTATCCAACAGTGGAAAAGGTCCTGCTTGAAAAGATGCTTGAAGATAAGTTTGAGGCCTGGTTGAAAAATAAATTGTCGGTTTCAAATATCAGGATCAGCAAAGAACTGTTGCCTGAAATGGAACAAGCCGGGCAGGGAAGCTCCTTGCCGGAAGCCACAAAAGCTGAATAG